A genomic region of Bubalus kerabau isolate K-KA32 ecotype Philippines breed swamp buffalo chromosome 10, PCC_UOA_SB_1v2, whole genome shotgun sequence contains the following coding sequences:
- the JMJD7 gene encoding bifunctional peptidase and (3S)-lysyl hydroxylase JMJD7 isoform X2 → MAEAALDAVRRELREFPAAARELSVPLAVPHLDEPPSPLHFYRDWVCPNRPCIIRNALQHWPALRKWSLPYLRATVGSTEVSVAVTPDGYADAVRGDRFVMPAERRLPLSHVLDVLEGRAQHPGVLYVQKQCSNLPTELPQLLPDVEPHVPWASEALGKMPDAVNFWLGEAAAVTSLHKDHYENLYCVVSGEKHFLLHPPSDRPFIPYELYTQATYQLTEEGSFRMVDEEAMEKVPWIPLDPLAPDLARYPSYCQAQALRCTVRAGEMLYLPALWFHHVQQSHGCIAVNFWYDMEYDLKYSYFQLLDSLTKVSGLN, encoded by the exons ATGGCGGAGGCGGCTTTGGACGCTGTGCGGAGGGAGTTACGAGAATTCCCGGCTGCGGCAAGGG agctCAGCGTGCCTCTTGCTGTTCCCCACCTGGACgagccccccagccccctccacTTCTACCGGGACTGGGTCTGCCCCAACAGGCCCTGCATCATCCGAAATGCCCTGCAGCACTGGCCAGCCCTCCGGAAGTGGTCCCTCCCCTACCTCAG AGCCACCGTGGGCTCCACAGAGGTGAGTGTGGCAGTGACCCCAGATGGCTACGCGGATGCCGTGCGAGGGGACCGCTTTGTGATGCCTGCTGAGCGCCGTCTGCCCCTGAGCCATGTGCTGGACGTCCTGGAGGGCCGAGCCCAACACCCTGGGGTTCTCTACGTGCAGAAGCAGTGCTCCAACCTGCCCACCGAGCTGCCCCAGCTGCTGCCTGATGTGGAACCCCACGTGCCCTGGGCCTCTGAGGCGCTGG GGAAGATGCCTGATGCTGTGAACTTCTGGCTGGGAGAGGCAGCTGCAGTAACATCGT TGCATAAGGACCATTATGAGAACCTCTACTGTGTGGTCTCAGGAGAGAAGCACTTCCTGCTGCATCCACCCAGTGACCGGCCCTTCATCCCCTATG AACTGTACACACAGGCAACCTATCAGCTAACTGAAGAGGGCTCATTCAGGATGGTGGATGAAGAGGCCATGGAGAAG GTGCCATGGATCCCCCTGGACCCTTTGGCTCCAGATCTGGCCCGGTACCCCAGTTACTGCCAGGCCCAGGCACTTCGCTGCACAGTGCGGGCGGGTGAGATGCTCTACCTGCCGGCCCTGTGGTTCCACCACGTCCAGCAGTCCCATGGCTGCATTGCTG TGAATTTCTGGTACGACATGGAATATGACCTCAAGTACAGTTACTTCCAGCTGCTTGACTCCCTCACTAAGGTCTCGGGCCTCAACTGA
- the JMJD7 gene encoding bifunctional peptidase and (3S)-lysyl hydroxylase JMJD7 isoform X1, which produces MAEAALDAVRRELREFPAAARELSVPLAVPHLDEPPSPLHFYRDWVCPNRPCIIRNALQHWPALRKWSLPYLRATVGSTEVSVAVTPDGYADAVRGDRFVMPAERRLPLSHVLDVLEGRAQHPGVLYVQKQCSNLPTELPQLLPDVEPHVPWASEALGKMPDAVNFWLGEAAAVTSLHKDHYENLYCVVSGEKHFLLHPPSDRPFIPYELYTQATYQLTEEGSFRMVDEEAMEKGQSSEPGSFGPAPWSLPCPQVPWIPLDPLAPDLARYPSYCQAQALRCTVRAGEMLYLPALWFHHVQQSHGCIAVNFWYDMEYDLKYSYFQLLDSLTKVSGLN; this is translated from the exons ATGGCGGAGGCGGCTTTGGACGCTGTGCGGAGGGAGTTACGAGAATTCCCGGCTGCGGCAAGGG agctCAGCGTGCCTCTTGCTGTTCCCCACCTGGACgagccccccagccccctccacTTCTACCGGGACTGGGTCTGCCCCAACAGGCCCTGCATCATCCGAAATGCCCTGCAGCACTGGCCAGCCCTCCGGAAGTGGTCCCTCCCCTACCTCAG AGCCACCGTGGGCTCCACAGAGGTGAGTGTGGCAGTGACCCCAGATGGCTACGCGGATGCCGTGCGAGGGGACCGCTTTGTGATGCCTGCTGAGCGCCGTCTGCCCCTGAGCCATGTGCTGGACGTCCTGGAGGGCCGAGCCCAACACCCTGGGGTTCTCTACGTGCAGAAGCAGTGCTCCAACCTGCCCACCGAGCTGCCCCAGCTGCTGCCTGATGTGGAACCCCACGTGCCCTGGGCCTCTGAGGCGCTGG GGAAGATGCCTGATGCTGTGAACTTCTGGCTGGGAGAGGCAGCTGCAGTAACATCGT TGCATAAGGACCATTATGAGAACCTCTACTGTGTGGTCTCAGGAGAGAAGCACTTCCTGCTGCATCCACCCAGTGACCGGCCCTTCATCCCCTATG AACTGTACACACAGGCAACCTATCAGCTAACTGAAGAGGGCTCATTCAGGATGGTGGATGAAGAGGCCATGGAGAAG GGACAGAGTTCGGAGCCTGGGAGCTTTGGGCCTGCTCCCTGGAGTCTGCCGTGTCCGCAGGTGCCATGGATCCCCCTGGACCCTTTGGCTCCAGATCTGGCCCGGTACCCCAGTTACTGCCAGGCCCAGGCACTTCGCTGCACAGTGCGGGCGGGTGAGATGCTCTACCTGCCGGCCCTGTGGTTCCACCACGTCCAGCAGTCCCATGGCTGCATTGCTG TGAATTTCTGGTACGACATGGAATATGACCTCAAGTACAGTTACTTCCAGCTGCTTGACTCCCTCACTAAGGTCTCGGGCCTCAACTGA